The following nucleotide sequence is from Acidovorax radicis.
ATAAGCGCTAGGGCCCATTTTGACTAGTAAAACCCCATGAAACCCATCCAAGTAGGCCTTATGGGCATCGGCACCGTTGGCAGCGGTGTGTTCAACGTGTTGCAGCGCAACCAGGACGAGATCAGCCGCCGCGCTGGCCGGGGCATCGAGATCACCATGGTGGCCGACCTGGACGTGGAGCGCGCCAAGTCGGTAGTGGGCGCTGACATCCAGGTCGTCAACGACGCCCGCGCCATCATCGCCAACCCGGACATCGACATCGTGATCGAGCTCATCGGCGGCTACGGCATTGCCCGCGCGTTGGTGCTCGAAGCCATCGCGGCCGGCAAGCATGTGGTCACCGCCAACAAGGCGCTGCTGGCCGTGCACGGCACCGAGATCTTCGCGGCCGCCTCGGCCAAGGGCGTGATGGTGGCCTTCGAGGCTGCCGTGGCCGGTGGCATCCCCATCATCAAGGCGCTGCGCGAAGGCCTCACGGCCAACCGCATCCAGTGGATCGCCGGCATCATCAACGGCACCACCAACTTCATCTTGAGCGAGATGCGCAGCAAGGGCCTGGACTTTGACGTGGTGCTTAAAGAAGCGCAACGCCTGGGCTATGCCGAGGCCGACCCCACCTTCGACATCGAAGGCGTGGACGCCGCGCACAAGGTCACGCTGATGAGCGCCATTGCCTTCGGCATCCCGGTGCAGTTTGACAAGGCGTATGTTGAAGGCATAACCAAGCTGGGTGCGGCCGACATCAAGTACGCCGAACAACTGGGTTACCGCATCAAGCTGCTGGGCATCACCAAACGGGTGGACAAGGGCATCGAGCTGCGCGTGCACCCGAGCCTCGTGCCCTCCAAGCGCCTGATCGCCAACGTCGAAGGCGCCATGAACGCCGTGGTGGTGCAGGGCGATGCCGTAGGCACCACGCTGTACTACGGCAAGGGCGCGGGCAGCGAGCCCACCGCCAGCGCCGTGATTGCCGACCTGGTGGACATCGCCCGCCTGCACACCGCCGACCCGCTGCACCGCGTGCCGCACCTGGCCTTCCAGCCCAACACGTTGGCCGACGCCATGGGCGCGCTGCCTGTGCTGCCGATGAGCGAGGTGGTCACCAGCTACTACCTGCGCCTGCGCGTGGCGGACCAGGCCGGTGTGCTGGCCAAGGTCACGGGCCTGCTGGCCGAAGCAGGCGTCAGCATCGACGCCGTGCTGCAGCGCGAGGCCGACGAGGTGGGCGGAGAGGGCTCCACGCAAACAGATTTGATCATCCTCACGCACGACACCCGCGAAGGCACCATGGATGCTGTCATCGCCCAGATGCAGGCCCTGCCCACGGTGCTGGCCCCGATCACGCGCATCCGCAAAGAGGAGCTGAACTGATGCTGTACGTCTCCACCCGCGGCCACGCCGACCGCAAACATTTCTGCGACATCCTGCTCGAAGGCCTGGCACCCGATGGCGGGCTGTACCTGCCCGAGAGTTACCCCAAGATCACTGGCGCCGCCTTGACCAAGCTGCGCAAGGCGTACCACGAGCAAGGCTATGCCGAGCTGGCGTTCCAGATCCTGTCGCTCTACATCGACGACATCCCCGCTGCGGACCTCAAGGCCATCTGCGCCAAGACCTATACCGCTGAAGTGTTTGGCACCGGCGAGATCGTTCCCCTGCGCCACCTCGAAGACGGCCTGTGGCTTGAAGCCCTGTCCAACGGCCCCACGCTGGCCTTCAAGGACATGGCCATGCAGCTCTTGGGCAACCTGTTCGAATACGAACTCAAGCGCCGTGGCGAGCAGCTCAACATCCTGGGCGCCACCAGCGGCGACACCGGCAGCGCGGCCGAATACGCCATGCGCGGCAAAGAGGGCGTGCGTGTTTTCATGACCAGCCCGCACGGCCGCATGAGCGCCTTCCAGCAAGCGCAGATGTTCAGCCTGCAGGACGCCAACATCCACAACATCGCCATCGAGGGCGTGTTTGACGACTGCCAGGACATCGTCAAGGCCGTCAGCAACGACCTGGAGTTCAAGCGCAAGTACAAGATCGGCACCGTCAACTCCATCAACTGGGCGCGCCTCTTGGCGCAGGTGGTGTACTACTTTGCGGGCTACATCCAGGCCACCGAGACCAATGACCAGAAGGTCAGCTTCACGGTGCCGTCGGGCAACTTCGGCAACGTGTGCGCAGGCCATGTGGCGCGTTGCATGGGCCTGCCGATCGACAAGCTGGTGGTGGCCACCAACGAAAACGACGTGCTCGACGAGTTCTTCCGCACCGGGGTGTACCGCGTGCGCAGCAGCGCCGACACGCACGAGACATCGAGCCCCTCGATGGACATCAGCAAGGCCAGCAACTTCGAGCGCTTCATTTTTGACCTGCTGGGCCGCAACGGCCAGCGCACCAAGGCCTTGTTCAGCGCGGCATTGCAAACCTATGGCCGCTTTGACCTGAGCGCTGAGCCGCTGTTTGCCGATGCCGCCAAAAAATACGGCTTTGAAAGCGGCAAGAGCACGCACGCCGACCGCCTGGCCACCATCAAGGACAACTACACACGCCACGGCGTCACCATCGACACCCACACCGCCGATGGTGTGAAGGTGGCCCGCGAGCACCACAAGGACGCCAAGGTGCCCATGATCGTGCTGGAGACGGCCCTGCCCATCAAGTTCGCCGAAACCATTGTCGAAGCCCTGGGCCATGCGCCCGAGCGGCCCGAGAAGTTTGCGGGGATCGAAGACCTGCCCAAGCGGGTGCAGGTGATGCCCGCCGATGTGGAACTGGTCAAGGCCTATATCGAGCGCCATTGCACTCCGGCCATTTTCGGCTGAAGCGAATGCGGGGGGCGCTTGGGGCTCTGCGCCCAGGCGCCTTTCTGTAGCGCGGTGATGAATATTGAATATTCGAATGAAAAGTGCCCCTGGCGCCTATCCTGTAAGCGCTAGCAGCTATCAATAGAGTAGCTAACCAAGGAGCATCCCATGAAGGTTGTCGGTTTTGCCGGCTTTTCTGGCAGTGGCAAGACCACGTTGGTCGAGCAGTTGATCCCCGAGCTGCGGCTGCGGGGGCTGCGGGTGTCGGTGGTCAAGCATGCGCACCATAGCTTCGACATCGACCACCCGGGCAAGGACACCTATCGCCACCGCGAAGCCGGGGCGTTCGAGGTGGTGGCCGCTTCGGACAAGCGCCTGATGCTGGTGCGCGAGTTCGAACAGCCTGCCACGCTCAGCGTGCACCACCTGCTGGCCGAGCTGTACCAGGGCGTGGACTGGGTGCTGGTGGAAGGTTTCAAGGACAGCGACTTGCTCAAGGTCGAAGTGTGGCGCGCGCCCGAGCTCGGTCAGGTGGCCAAGCCCGTGCGCTACCCCGAAGACGATTTTGTGGTCGCCGTGGCCACCGACGCCCCGCAACGTCTGCCGGTGCCCACGCAGCTGCCCTTGCTCGATCTGAATGCCCCGGCCCTGGTGGTGGACTGGCTGCTCGCACAGGAACACCGCTTTGAATACAACTGGGAATTGCACGGAAGCCTTTCGTCATGCGCCCCCCAATGAAACCTCTGAAGCCTCTGGACGAGGCGCTGGCCGACCTGCTCGCGAAAGCGGCGGTGTTGCCCGATACTGAAACCGTCGTCACCTTTGATGCCGAC
It contains:
- the thrC gene encoding threonine synthase, with protein sequence MLYVSTRGHADRKHFCDILLEGLAPDGGLYLPESYPKITGAALTKLRKAYHEQGYAELAFQILSLYIDDIPAADLKAICAKTYTAEVFGTGEIVPLRHLEDGLWLEALSNGPTLAFKDMAMQLLGNLFEYELKRRGEQLNILGATSGDTGSAAEYAMRGKEGVRVFMTSPHGRMSAFQQAQMFSLQDANIHNIAIEGVFDDCQDIVKAVSNDLEFKRKYKIGTVNSINWARLLAQVVYYFAGYIQATETNDQKVSFTVPSGNFGNVCAGHVARCMGLPIDKLVVATNENDVLDEFFRTGVYRVRSSADTHETSSPSMDISKASNFERFIFDLLGRNGQRTKALFSAALQTYGRFDLSAEPLFADAAKKYGFESGKSTHADRLATIKDNYTRHGVTIDTHTADGVKVAREHHKDAKVPMIVLETALPIKFAETIVEALGHAPERPEKFAGIEDLPKRVQVMPADVELVKAYIERHCTPAIFG
- a CDS encoding homoserine dehydrogenase, with the protein product MKPIQVGLMGIGTVGSGVFNVLQRNQDEISRRAGRGIEITMVADLDVERAKSVVGADIQVVNDARAIIANPDIDIVIELIGGYGIARALVLEAIAAGKHVVTANKALLAVHGTEIFAAASAKGVMVAFEAAVAGGIPIIKALREGLTANRIQWIAGIINGTTNFILSEMRSKGLDFDVVLKEAQRLGYAEADPTFDIEGVDAAHKVTLMSAIAFGIPVQFDKAYVEGITKLGAADIKYAEQLGYRIKLLGITKRVDKGIELRVHPSLVPSKRLIANVEGAMNAVVVQGDAVGTTLYYGKGAGSEPTASAVIADLVDIARLHTADPLHRVPHLAFQPNTLADAMGALPVLPMSEVVTSYYLRLRVADQAGVLAKVTGLLAEAGVSIDAVLQREADEVGGEGSTQTDLIILTHDTREGTMDAVIAQMQALPTVLAPITRIRKEELN
- the mobB gene encoding molybdopterin-guanine dinucleotide biosynthesis protein B, producing the protein MKVVGFAGFSGSGKTTLVEQLIPELRLRGLRVSVVKHAHHSFDIDHPGKDTYRHREAGAFEVVAASDKRLMLVREFEQPATLSVHHLLAELYQGVDWVLVEGFKDSDLLKVEVWRAPELGQVAKPVRYPEDDFVVAVATDAPQRLPVPTQLPLLDLNAPALVVDWLLAQEHRFEYNWELHGSLSSCAPQ